From a single Apium graveolens cultivar Ventura chromosome 2, ASM990537v1, whole genome shotgun sequence genomic region:
- the LOC141706993 gene encoding syntaxin-132-like: MNDLLSDFVSDSRSNPPREADIEMGNRLPESSSDMGMEAFNKQIQEVDKLVDKVAGLLQKLKDANEESKSVTKASSMKGIRKRMEKDVDEVGKIARNVKAKIEALNKENLANRQKPGCGKGTGVDRSRTTMTNALTKKFRDIMIEFQTLRQRIDDEYREVVERRVITVTGTRPDEETISNLIETGNSEQIFQNAMQEMGRGQVLNTLEEIQERHDAVREIEKKLLDLHQIYLDMAVLVEAQGDLLDNIESQVSNAVDHVQSGTTALQKAKKLQKNSRKWMCIAIIILLIIITIIVVGVLKPWKNS, from the exons ATGAACGACCTTTTGTCT GATTTTGTCAGCGATTCCAGGAGTAATCCTCCCAGAGAAGCTGATATTGAGATGGGCAATCGGCTTCCAGAAAGTAGCTCAGATATGGGAATGGAAGCATTTAACAAACAG ATACAAGAGGTGGATAAGCTAGTAGATAAGGTTGCTGGATTACTTCAAAAATTAAAG GATGCAAATGAGGAGTCAAAATCTGTCACGAAAGCATCTTCCATGAAAG GAATCAGGAAGCGAATGGAAAAAGATGTCGATGAAGTTGGAAAAATTGCGCGCAATGTAAAAGCAAAAATAGAAGCATTAAATAAGGAG AACTTGGCCAATCGGCAAAAGCCTGGTTGCGGCAAGGGTACAGGAGTTGACAGATCGAGGACAACCATGACAAA TGCGTTGACCAAGAAGTTCAGAGATATTATGATAGAGTTTCAG ACATTGAGACAAAGGATTGATGATGAATATCGTGAGGTcgtggagagaagagtgataaCAG TTACCGGGACCAGACCTGATGAAGAG ACAATTAGCAACCTTATAGAAACTGGAAATAGTGAACAAATTTTCCAGAATGCTATGCAAGAAATGGGACGAGGACAG GTTCTAAATACATTAGAAGAAATCCAGGAGAGACATGATGCTGTGAGGGAAATCGAGAAAAAGCTTCTTGACCTGCATCAG ATTTACCTTGATATGGCTGTCCTCGTTGAGGCTCAAGGAGATCTGTTAGATAACATCGAGAGCCAG GTCTCGAATGCAGTCGACCATGTCCAATCAGGGACAACTGCACTTCAGAAAGCAAAGAAACTTCAGAAGAACTCTCGAAAATGGATGTGCATTGCCATAATCATTCTTTTAATAATAATCACAATTATAGTTGTTGGAGTGCTCAAACCTTGGAAGAACTCTTGA